AAAAGTCAGTCTCCAGACAAAGGGGCGGACACGGATGCCAGCAAAGCGCACTATTTACCCGTCCACTGCCCAGCAAAGGACAGCGATGTTCATCGCCCTCATCGTTGATATTTGCGAAAGACTTCCATTTCGGAAATCACATTCGCTGTTCATCTCAACCGCTGCCGAGGAATACCATGGCTGCGACGGCTGCTGTTAGACAGACTCAATAAGGAAATCCTATGGCATGGCAAAAAGAGGTGATTTTCGACCCTGCCGAAAGCCGTCTGCGGACGACAACAGCCCGCAATCCTCAGCTGAAACGCGGCAACGCCGCCAGCAGACGATGCAGGGTGTCGATGGTCGAATAATCAGCCACGCCATCGACCTTGGAGGGGCGGAAATGCAGCTGGAAACTTCTGACGACACCCTCGGTCACAGCATCAAAATCCGCATTTATTTCAACAGGGTATCCATAGAGAGACAACATGGATTGCAATGCCTCGACCGGCTGGCCGCGATCGCCTCTCTGGAAGAACCGGCCACCAGTGATCGCGGTTGGTTCCACCCAATGCCCTACGCCCAGGGCGTGTAGCTGATCCCAGGGGAAATGTTCGCCCGGATCGACCTTGCGAACCGGGGCAATATCGGAGTGGGCCAGCACCCGCTCCGGGGCGATGGACCAGCGACTTGCACAATCAAGACACAATTGCGCGACGGCATCCACCTGTTTTTCGGGATAATCCGGCAGAGACGGATGTCCGGCATTGGCAATCTCGATACCAATTGAGCGGGAATTGATATCGGTCGCGCCTGCCCAGAAACTCTTGCCGGCATGCCAGGCTCGGCGGCTTTCCGGCACCATCTGCACGACATCACCGTTTTCACGCACCAGATAATGGCTGGAAACCTGGCTTTCCACAGTGCAGAGCCAGGAGAGTGCTGCCTCTTCGCTGGGCATGCCGGTATAATGCAGAATGATGGTGTCAGGGGCCGCGCATTCGATGCGCTCACCGTGATTCGGGGATGGCACCACCACGGCGTCTGGATAATCGGCGATGAATGCAGTCATGCGGCCCGGCGTTCCTTTTCAATCGC
The Allorhizobium ampelinum S4 genome window above contains:
- a CDS encoding N-acetylmuramoyl-L-alanine amidase: MTAFIADYPDAVVVPSPNHGERIECAAPDTIILHYTGMPSEEAALSWLCTVESQVSSHYLVRENGDVVQMVPESRRAWHAGKSFWAGATDINSRSIGIEIANAGHPSLPDYPEKQVDAVAQLCLDCASRWSIAPERVLAHSDIAPVRKVDPGEHFPWDQLHALGVGHWVEPTAITGGRFFQRGDRGQPVEALQSMLSLYGYPVEINADFDAVTEGVVRSFQLHFRPSKVDGVADYSTIDTLHRLLAALPRFS